One segment of Brassica napus cultivar Da-Ae chromosome C3, Da-Ae, whole genome shotgun sequence DNA contains the following:
- the LOC106385640 gene encoding protein FANTASTIC FOUR 4-like, translating into MATVVYQGFQSHFESQHFEPRALRLRLSSPNNFHSSTPLKSHFLDSSITPQDNISTTKATSKTESWSFLESISNSSSDDKDKKTLLPPYVHTPSSRRTLSDESLALCTESLGSETGSDVSNDQDLFSVTSELQTTETRTTTTRTSRQARKRNMMASLPPPLTSMRGLNGIQVKSHRENGRLVMTAMKPLPRNRCLQDRSNGCVRLAILIDSNGHIETETREGEEETVEIMRESEEEIPQYEEEEEVEVKVIKNTQRSNRCHEGDLENKGFLNWESFCVATS; encoded by the coding sequence ATGGCAACTGTTGTATACCAAGGGTTTCAGTCTCATTTTGAGTCTCAACACTTTGAGCCAAGAGCTCTAAGACTTAGACTCTCTTCTCCCAACAATTTTCACTCATCCACACCTCTCAAATCCCATTTCCTAGACTCATCCATCACTCCACAAGACAATATTTCTACCACTAAAGCTACCTCTAAGACAGAAAGTTGGAGCTTCCTCGAGTCCATCTCAAACTCGAGCTCTGATGACAAAGACAAGAAGACATTATTACCACCCTACGTTCATACTCCATCTTCTCGTAGAACTCTCAGTGATGAGAGCTTAGCATTGTGCACTGAAAGCCTCGGTAGCGAGACGGGCTCTGATGTCAGTAACGATCAAGATTTGTTCTCGGTTACATCCGAGTTACAAACCACTGAAACTAGAACAACGACAACGAGAACATCACGACAAGCTAGGAAGAGGAACATGATGGCTTCTCTTCCACCTCCTTTGACGAGTATGAGAGGTCTTAATGGCATTCAAGTCAAGTCTCACCGTGAGAATGGAAGATTGGTAATGACGGCCATGAAACCTCTGCCCCGCAATAGATGCTTACAGGACCGAAGTAATGGCTGCGTCCGACTAGCCATCTTGATTGATTCTAATGGCCATATAGAGACAGAGAccagagaaggagaagaagaaacagttgagataatgagagagagCGAAGAAGAGATTCCACAatacgaggaagaagaagaagttgaagtgAAGGTTATCAAGAACACTCAAAGATCAAATAGGTGTCATGAAGGTGATCTAGAAAACAAAGGATTTCTAAATTGGGAATCTTTCTGTGTTGCCACTTCCTAA